In Halomonas alkalicola, the following proteins share a genomic window:
- the ndk gene encoding nucleoside-diphosphate kinase: MATQRTLSIIKPDAVAKNAIGEIIARFEKAGLQVVAAKMLHLDDDKAGGFYAEHKERPFFKDLVGFMTSGPVVVQVLEGEDAIAKNRELMGATNPKEAAPGTIRADFAETIDANAVHGSDSPESAEREIAYFFGADEICPR, encoded by the coding sequence ATGGCTACCCAGCGCACCCTGTCCATCATCAAGCCCGACGCCGTTGCCAAGAACGCCATCGGCGAGATCATCGCCCGCTTCGAGAAGGCCGGCCTCCAGGTCGTCGCCGCCAAGATGCTGCACCTGGACGACGACAAGGCCGGCGGCTTCTACGCCGAGCACAAGGAGCGCCCCTTCTTCAAGGATCTGGTCGGCTTCATGACCTCCGGCCCGGTGGTGGTCCAGGTGCTCGAGGGCGAGGACGCCATCGCCAAGAACCGTGAGCTGATGGGCGCCACCAACCCCAAGGAAGCCGCGCCGGGCACCATCCGCGCCGACTTCGCCGAGACCATCGACGCCAACGCCGTGCATGGCTCCGACTCCCCCGAGTCCGCCGAGCGCGAGATCGCCTACTTCTTCGGCGCCGACGAGATCTGCCCGCGCTGA
- a CDS encoding HesB/IscA family protein: MAHLTITHAAADQIRRVLAERGEGLGLRVSVKPSGCSGYSYVLDFADQAADDDTCFEEHGVRVFVAPEALEMLDGSEVDYVNEGLNRFFRFNNPNVKDQCGCGESFTV; encoded by the coding sequence ATGGCGCATTTGACCATCACCCACGCCGCCGCCGACCAGATCCGCCGGGTGCTCGCCGAGCGCGGCGAGGGCCTCGGCCTGCGCGTCTCGGTCAAGCCCAGCGGCTGCTCCGGCTACAGCTACGTGCTCGACTTCGCCGACCAGGCCGCCGACGACGATACCTGCTTCGAGGAGCACGGCGTCCGGGTCTTCGTCGCCCCGGAGGCGCTGGAGATGCTCGACGGCAGCGAGGTGGACTACGTCAACGAGGGGCTCAACCGCTTCTTCCGCTTCAACAACCCCAACGTCAAGGACCAGTGCGGCTGCGGCGAGAGCTTCACGGTCTAA
- a CDS encoding IscS subfamily cysteine desulfurase → MTTPVYLDYAATTPVDPRVAELMSRHLTLDGIFANPASRSHMLGWQAEQAVENARRQVADLIGADPREIVWTSGATEADNLALIGYLRANRHRGRHLVTSVVEHKAVVDTAHALESEGFEVTWLPPGRDGRVTPEQLREAMREDTVLVSLMAVNNELGVIHDLAALAEVAHAGGALFHVDAAQAVGRLDLNVGRLGIDLMSLSGHKAYGPKGIGALYVRRDPDIRLEALIHGGGHERGMRSGTLATHQIVGMGEAFALAGAEGEDDQARITALRDRLLAGLADLDGIHRNTAVEVAVPNILNLAFEGVDGESLLMALRDVALSTGSACNSASVEPSYVLKAIGLPRALALASLRFSFGRFTTEADIDTALSALRHALTGLRRQAI, encoded by the coding sequence ATGACCACACCCGTCTATCTCGACTATGCCGCCACCACGCCCGTCGACCCCCGTGTCGCCGAGCTGATGAGCCGCCACCTGACCCTCGATGGCATCTTCGCCAATCCCGCCTCGCGCAGCCATATGCTGGGCTGGCAGGCGGAGCAGGCGGTGGAGAACGCCCGCCGCCAGGTGGCCGACCTGATCGGCGCCGACCCCCGCGAGATCGTCTGGACCAGCGGCGCCACCGAGGCCGACAACCTGGCGCTGATCGGCTACCTGCGGGCCAACCGCCACCGCGGCCGCCACCTGGTGACTTCCGTGGTCGAGCACAAGGCGGTGGTGGATACCGCCCACGCCCTCGAGAGCGAGGGCTTCGAGGTGACCTGGCTCCCCCCGGGGCGCGACGGCCGCGTCACGCCCGAGCAGCTGCGCGAGGCGATGCGTGAGGACACCGTGCTGGTGTCGCTGATGGCGGTGAACAACGAGCTGGGCGTGATCCACGACCTGGCGGCGCTTGCCGAGGTGGCCCACGCCGGCGGCGCGCTCTTCCACGTGGATGCCGCCCAGGCGGTGGGGCGCCTGGACCTCAACGTCGGGCGACTCGGCATCGACCTGATGTCGCTCTCCGGCCACAAGGCCTACGGCCCCAAGGGCATCGGCGCCCTCTACGTCAGGCGCGACCCGGACATCCGCCTGGAGGCGCTGATCCACGGCGGCGGCCACGAGCGCGGCATGCGCTCCGGCACCCTGGCCACCCACCAGATCGTCGGCATGGGCGAGGCCTTCGCCCTGGCCGGCGCCGAGGGCGAGGACGACCAGGCGCGCATCACCGCCCTGCGCGACCGCCTGCTGGCGGGCCTGGCGGATCTCGACGGCATCCACCGCAATACCGCGGTGGAGGTGGCGGTGCCCAACATACTCAACCTGGCCTTCGAGGGCGTCGACGGCGAGTCGCTGCTGATGGCGCTGCGCGACGTGGCCCTCTCCACCGGCTCCGCCTGCAACTCGGCGAGCGTGGAGCCGTCCTATGTACTGAAGGCCATCGGCCTGCCGCGGGCGCTGGCGCTGGCCTCGCTGCGCTTCAGCTTCGGGCGCTTCACTACCGAGGCCGACATCGACACGGCGCTTTCCGCGCTGCGCCACGCCCTGACCGGGCTGCGTCGCCAGGCGATCTAG
- the iscR gene encoding Fe-S cluster assembly transcriptional regulator IscR — MRLTTKGRYAVTAMLDLAMHAQAGPISLADISKRQEISLSYLEQLFARLRRAELVASVRGPGGGYLLARAPETISVARVIDAVDESVDATRCGGLSDCQQGDTCLTHHLWCELSEQIHGFLEGITLGQLAARQEVQQIADRQRERLDGGDVFASAP, encoded by the coding sequence ATGCGCCTGACCACCAAGGGACGCTACGCCGTTACCGCCATGCTCGACCTGGCCATGCACGCCCAGGCGGGGCCGATCAGCCTGGCCGACATCTCGAAGCGCCAGGAGATCTCGCTCTCCTACCTGGAGCAGCTGTTCGCACGGCTGCGCCGGGCCGAGCTGGTGGCCAGCGTGCGCGGCCCCGGCGGCGGCTACCTGCTGGCCAGGGCGCCGGAGACCATCTCGGTGGCCCGGGTGATCGACGCGGTGGACGAGTCGGTGGATGCCACCCGCTGCGGCGGGCTCTCCGACTGCCAGCAGGGCGACACCTGCCTGACCCACCACCTTTGGTGCGAGCTCTCCGAGCAGATTCACGGCTTCCTGGAAGGCATCACCCTGGGGCAGCTCGCGGCCCGCCAGGAGGTCCAGCAGATCGCCGACCGCCAGCGCGAGCGCCTGGACGGCGGCGACGTTTTCGCCTCGGCGCCCTGA
- the cysE gene encoding serine O-acetyltransferase, with amino-acid sequence MFQRLREDINSVFDRDPAARNFLEVLTNYPGLHALLIHRLSHWLWRKNLKWLARSLSTFSRWLTGIEIHPGARIGRRFFIDHGMGVVIGETAEVGDDVTLYQGVTLGGTSWNKGKRHPTLADGVIVGAGAKILGPFTVGAGAKIGSNAVVTKEVPAGATVVGIPGKIVKRTEPDAAEVLEVDPERREAMRRKFGFDAYGISEDMPDPVARSIQAMLDHMHAVDERIERMCQTLRKVDASYRDGRLPELRDEDFADILDDADACAMPEKAPAAREAPATTKGDDGRGTNG; translated from the coding sequence ATGTTTCAACGTCTGCGTGAGGACATCAACAGCGTTTTCGACCGCGACCCGGCGGCGCGCAACTTCCTGGAAGTGCTGACCAACTACCCGGGCCTGCACGCCCTGCTGATCCACCGCCTCAGCCACTGGCTGTGGCGGAAGAACCTCAAGTGGCTGGCGCGCAGCCTCTCCACCTTCTCGCGCTGGCTCACCGGCATCGAGATCCATCCGGGCGCCAGGATCGGCCGGCGCTTCTTTATCGATCACGGCATGGGCGTGGTGATCGGCGAGACCGCCGAGGTGGGTGACGACGTCACCCTCTATCAGGGCGTGACCCTGGGCGGCACCAGCTGGAACAAGGGCAAGCGCCACCCGACCCTCGCCGATGGCGTGATCGTCGGGGCCGGGGCCAAGATTCTCGGTCCCTTCACCGTGGGCGCCGGCGCCAAGATCGGCTCCAACGCCGTGGTCACCAAGGAGGTGCCCGCCGGCGCCACCGTGGTGGGCATCCCCGGCAAGATCGTCAAGCGCACCGAGCCCGACGCCGCCGAGGTGCTGGAAGTGGACCCCGAACGCCGCGAGGCGATGCGCCGCAAGTTCGGCTTCGACGCCTACGGCATCAGCGAGGACATGCCGGACCCGGTGGCGCGCTCGATCCAGGCGATGCTCGATCACATGCACGCGGTGGACGAGCGCATCGAGCGCATGTGCCAGACCCTGCGCAAGGTGGATGCCAGCTATCGCGACGGCCGCCTGCCGGAGCTGCGCGACGAGGACTTCGCCGACATCCTCGACGATGCCGACGCCTGCGCCATGCCCGAGAAGGCGCCGGCCGCCAGGGAAGCACCGGCGACCACCAAGGGCGACGACGGCCGCGGCACCAATGGTTGA